In Streptomyces nodosus, one DNA window encodes the following:
- a CDS encoding P1 family peptidase: MTVDAVTDVRGLRVGHATRIGDGWLTGATVVLASEQGAVAAVDVRGGGPGTKETDALDPRNLVQKVDAIVLTGGSAYGLDSASGVMAWLEERGRGVRVGPEPRHVVPVVPAACVFDLGRGGDFGARPDAALGRAAVEAAAASEPGAPVAEGCVGAGTGAVVGALKGGVGTASTLLDSGVTVGVLVVCNAVGSAVDPGTGALYGELSQGLLDCPPREVCEAARRRLAALGDTRAARPSLNTTLAVVATDADLTKAQAQKLAGVAHDGLARAVRPAHLLNDGDTVFALATGARPLDATSPLALNEVLAAGADLVTRAIVRAVRAAESVDGPGGTWPSYEELYDDRRTPGAGDRPGSAVD, translated from the coding sequence ATGACGGTTGACGCTGTGACGGATGTCAGGGGCCTGCGTGTGGGGCACGCCACACGGATCGGGGACGGCTGGCTCACCGGCGCCACGGTCGTGCTCGCCTCGGAGCAGGGCGCGGTGGCCGCGGTGGATGTGCGCGGCGGCGGCCCGGGCACCAAGGAGACCGACGCGCTCGATCCCCGCAATCTGGTGCAGAAGGTCGATGCGATCGTCCTGACCGGAGGCAGTGCCTATGGGCTGGACTCGGCGTCGGGTGTGATGGCCTGGCTGGAGGAGCGCGGGCGCGGGGTGCGGGTCGGTCCCGAACCGAGGCATGTGGTGCCGGTCGTGCCCGCCGCCTGCGTCTTCGATCTGGGCCGCGGCGGGGACTTCGGGGCCCGGCCCGACGCGGCCCTCGGGCGTGCCGCGGTGGAGGCCGCCGCCGCGAGCGAACCGGGCGCACCGGTGGCGGAAGGCTGCGTGGGCGCGGGCACGGGAGCGGTCGTCGGAGCGCTCAAGGGCGGCGTGGGCACGGCGAGCACCCTGCTCGACTCGGGGGTCACGGTGGGGGTGCTGGTGGTGTGCAACGCGGTGGGCTCGGCGGTGGATCCCGGAACCGGCGCCCTGTACGGGGAGTTGTCCCAGGGGCTGCTCGACTGCCCGCCGCGCGAGGTGTGCGAGGCCGCGCGGCGCAGGCTCGCCGCGCTCGGCGACACCCGGGCCGCGCGCCCCTCACTGAACACGACCCTCGCGGTCGTGGCGACCGACGCCGATCTCACCAAGGCGCAGGCGCAGAAGCTAGCGGGTGTGGCGCACGACGGCCTCGCGCGTGCCGTACGGCCGGCGCATCTGCTCAACGACGGGGACACGGTGTTCGCGCTGGCGACCGGTGCGCGTCCGCTCGACGCCACGAGCCCCCTCGCGCTCAACGAGGTGCTCGCGGCGGGCGCGGACCTCGTGACGCGCGCGATCGTACGAGCGGTGCGCGCCGCCGAGTCGGTGGACGGCCCGGGCGGAACATGGCCGTCGTACGAGGAGTTGTACGACGACCGCCGGACTCCCGGAGCAGGCGATCGTCCTGGTTCCGCGGTCGACTGA
- a CDS encoding DeoR/GlpR family DNA-binding transcription regulator translates to MYAPERQQEILRLARDGGRVDVVSLAEEFQVTAETIRRDLKALDRAGLVRRVHGGAIPAGRLDFEPDLAERESTAADEKDRIARAAVAELPLEGTVILDAGSSVARLAGAVPLDAGLTVVTHSLPTAARLADHPGIQLHLVGGRVRHRTRAAVDAWALRAYDEIRADVAFIAANGFSADHGLTTPDLAEAAVKRAAIRAARRVVLLADSSKHGQEHFARFGDLGDVDLLITDSGLSPEDATAIERGGTEVVRA, encoded by the coding sequence ATGTACGCACCGGAGCGGCAGCAGGAGATCCTCCGGCTGGCCCGCGACGGCGGACGGGTGGACGTGGTGTCGCTGGCCGAGGAGTTCCAGGTCACGGCCGAAACGATCCGCCGCGATCTGAAGGCCCTGGACCGGGCCGGCCTGGTGCGCCGGGTGCACGGCGGTGCCATCCCCGCCGGACGCCTGGACTTCGAGCCGGACCTCGCGGAGCGGGAGTCCACCGCGGCCGACGAGAAGGACCGGATCGCCAGGGCGGCCGTGGCGGAACTGCCCCTCGAGGGCACGGTGATCCTCGACGCCGGCTCGAGCGTCGCCCGGCTGGCCGGGGCCGTCCCGCTGGACGCCGGGCTCACCGTGGTCACCCACAGCCTGCCCACCGCGGCCCGCCTCGCGGACCACCCCGGTATCCAGCTCCATCTGGTCGGGGGCCGGGTACGCCACCGTACGCGGGCCGCCGTGGACGCCTGGGCGCTGCGCGCCTATGACGAGATCCGTGCCGATGTCGCCTTCATCGCGGCCAACGGCTTCTCCGCGGACCATGGACTGACCACCCCCGACCTCGCCGAGGCCGCCGTCAAGCGCGCCGCGATCCGTGCCGCGCGCCGGGTGGTGCTGCTCGCCGACTCCTCCAAGCACGGGCAGGAGCACTTCGCGCGCTTCGGGGACCTCGGCGATGTGGACCTGCTGATCACCGACAGCGGGCTGAGCCCCGAGGACGCCACCGCGATCGAGCGCGGCGGCACGGAAGTAGTACGCGCATGA
- a CDS encoding helix-turn-helix transcriptional regulator gives MTSDTPARLLQLLSLLQTPREWPGSELSERLGVSRRTVRRDIDRLRELGYPVQASRGAEGGYRLVAGKAMPPLVLDDEEAVAIAVGLRAGAGHAVEGVDEASVRALAKLEQVLPGRLRHRVATLQAATTPLTSGDGARIAPETLTVMASTIAGGERLRFAYRSKDGTPSRRLTEPYRLVSTGRRWYLVAYDLEREDWRTFRVDRITEPFATGARFTPRELPTGSAAEYLRQSMYRRQETYAFEVTFAAPAEVVAARLPPWLGPPEPLDDLNCRLRGTTSDSVAWLAVRLALLDLPFTVQGPAELVAHIRTLGERLSRAAEG, from the coding sequence ATGACGAGCGACACACCGGCCCGGCTCCTCCAGCTGCTCTCCCTCCTCCAGACCCCGCGCGAGTGGCCAGGCAGCGAGCTCTCCGAGCGGCTCGGGGTGTCGAGGCGGACCGTCCGGCGGGACATCGACCGGCTGCGTGAGCTGGGCTATCCAGTCCAGGCCAGCCGGGGGGCCGAGGGCGGGTACCGGCTGGTCGCCGGGAAGGCCATGCCACCGCTGGTGCTCGACGACGAGGAGGCCGTGGCCATCGCGGTGGGGCTGCGCGCCGGCGCCGGGCATGCGGTGGAGGGCGTGGACGAGGCGTCGGTGCGGGCCCTGGCGAAACTGGAACAGGTGCTGCCGGGCCGGCTGCGCCACCGTGTCGCCACCCTCCAGGCCGCCACCACCCCTCTGACCAGCGGGGACGGGGCGAGGATCGCACCCGAGACACTGACCGTGATGGCCTCGACGATCGCGGGCGGTGAACGGCTGCGGTTCGCCTACCGCTCCAAGGACGGAACGCCCTCCCGGCGTCTGACCGAGCCGTACCGGCTGGTGTCCACGGGACGCCGCTGGTATCTCGTCGCCTATGACCTGGAGCGCGAGGACTGGCGTACGTTCCGGGTCGACCGGATCACCGAGCCGTTCGCCACGGGGGCGCGTTTCACGCCACGGGAGCTGCCGACCGGGAGCGCGGCGGAGTATCTGCGGCAGTCGATGTACCGGCGGCAGGAGACCTATGCGTTCGAGGTGACCTTCGCCGCGCCCGCCGAGGTCGTCGCGGCACGGCTGCCCCCGTGGCTGGGCCCGCCCGAGCCGCTCGACGACCTGAACTGCCGGCTGCGGGGCACCACCAGCGACTCCGTGGCGTGGCTGGCGGTGCGGCTCGCCCTGCTCGACCTTCCGTTCACGGTGCAGGGACCGGCCGAACTGGTCGCGCACATCAGGACGTTGGGGGAACGGCTGAGCCGTGCGGCGGAAGGCTGA
- a CDS encoding FmdB family zinc ribbon protein, with protein sequence MPTYQYQCTECGEGLEAVQKFTDDALTECPSCGGRLKKVFSAVGIVFKGSGFYRNDSRGSSSSSSPASSKPSSSSSASSTSSSASSSSSGSGSSSTGTGASSSAA encoded by the coding sequence GTGCCGACGTACCAGTACCAGTGCACCGAGTGCGGCGAGGGCCTCGAGGCGGTGCAGAAGTTCACCGACGACGCCCTGACCGAGTGCCCCAGCTGCGGTGGCCGCCTGAAGAAGGTGTTCTCCGCCGTCGGCATCGTCTTCAAGGGCTCCGGCTTCTACCGCAACGACAGCCGAGGCTCCTCGTCGAGCAGCAGCCCGGCCTCGTCGAAGCCGTCGAGCTCGTCCTCCGCCTCGTCCACGTCGTCCTCGGCGTCCAGCTCCTCCTCGGGCTCCGGTTCGTCGTCGACGGGCACCGGGGCCTCCAGCTCCGCCGCATAG
- the pfkB gene encoding 1-phosphofructokinase codes for MIVTVTPNPSLDRTYEVPSLDRGEVIRATGERMDPGGKGVNVSRAVAAAGRRTVAVLPLGGAPGALVAELLHSQGIKVVPVPVAGATRSNISVAEPDGTLTKINAPGPELSADEAEHLLQAVREQYRAADTTWITCCGSLPRGLAPSWYADLVARAHAAGARIALDTSGPALLAALRERPDVVKPNAEELAEAVGRPLTTVGDAAKAAEELRGMGAGTVLASLGADGQLLVSAEGAWFGSARVDAVRSNVGAGDSSLAGFLIAGGNGPEALASAVAHGAAAVQLPGSVMPTPADLDPSAVTVTAEVPADRALTEPVS; via the coding sequence ATGATCGTCACCGTCACCCCGAACCCCTCCCTGGACCGCACTTATGAGGTCCCCTCCCTCGACCGGGGCGAGGTCATCCGGGCCACCGGCGAACGCATGGACCCGGGCGGCAAGGGCGTGAACGTCTCGCGCGCGGTCGCGGCGGCGGGACGGCGCACGGTCGCCGTACTCCCCCTGGGCGGCGCTCCGGGCGCCCTGGTGGCCGAGCTGCTCCACTCCCAGGGCATCAAGGTCGTCCCGGTCCCGGTCGCCGGGGCCACCCGCTCCAACATCTCGGTCGCCGAGCCCGACGGCACCCTCACCAAGATCAACGCGCCGGGCCCGGAGCTCTCCGCCGACGAGGCGGAACACCTTCTCCAGGCGGTCCGCGAGCAGTACCGGGCCGCCGACACCACCTGGATCACCTGCTGCGGCAGCCTCCCGCGCGGTCTCGCCCCGTCCTGGTACGCGGATCTGGTCGCCCGCGCCCATGCCGCGGGCGCCCGGATCGCGCTGGACACCTCAGGGCCCGCCCTGCTCGCGGCCCTGCGGGAACGCCCGGACGTGGTGAAGCCGAACGCCGAGGAGCTCGCGGAGGCCGTCGGGCGCCCCCTCACCACGGTGGGCGACGCGGCCAAGGCGGCCGAGGAACTGCGCGGGATGGGCGCGGGCACCGTGCTCGCGAGTCTCGGTGCGGACGGCCAGCTGCTGGTGTCCGCCGAGGGCGCCTGGTTCGGCAGCGCGCGGGTCGACGCCGTACGCAGCAATGTCGGCGCCGGGGACTCCTCTCTCGCCGGTTTTCTGATCGCGGGCGGCAACGGCCCCGAGGCGCTGGCCTCGGCCGTCGCCCACGGGGCCGCGGCGGTGCAACTGCCCGGCAGTGTGATGCCGACCCCGGCCGATCTGGATCCCTCGGCCGTGACGGTCACGGCCGAGGTCCCCGCGGACCGGGCGCTGACGGAGCCGGTGTCATGA
- a CDS encoding S-methyl-5'-thioadenosine phosphorylase: protein MANAAIGVIGGSGFYSFLDDVTEVQVDTPYGAPSDSLFLGEISGRKVAFLPRHGRGHHLPPHRINYRANLWALRSVGVRQVLGPCAVGGLRPEHGPGTLLVPDQLVDRTKSRTGTYFDGLPLPDSTVPNVVHVSLADPYCPAGRAAALRAARGRDWEPVDGGTLVVVEGPRFSTRAESLWHRAQGWSVVGMTGHPEAALARELELCYTSLTLVTDLDAGAATGEGVSHDEVLTVFAANVDRMRGVLFDTVAALPENEARDCLCATALGGMDPGFALP, encoded by the coding sequence ATGGCGAACGCAGCGATAGGCGTCATCGGCGGATCGGGGTTCTACTCCTTCCTCGACGACGTGACCGAGGTACAGGTCGACACCCCGTACGGGGCCCCCAGCGACTCCCTCTTCCTCGGTGAGATCTCCGGCCGGAAGGTCGCCTTCCTCCCCCGTCACGGCCGCGGCCATCATCTGCCGCCGCACCGGATCAACTACCGCGCCAATCTGTGGGCGCTGCGCTCCGTCGGGGTGCGGCAGGTGCTCGGTCCCTGCGCGGTGGGCGGACTGCGCCCCGAGCACGGTCCCGGGACGCTGCTGGTCCCCGACCAGCTGGTGGACCGTACGAAGTCCCGCACGGGGACGTACTTCGACGGGCTGCCGTTGCCCGACAGCACCGTGCCCAACGTGGTGCATGTGTCCCTCGCCGATCCGTACTGCCCCGCCGGCCGCGCGGCGGCGCTGCGGGCGGCGCGCGGCCGGGACTGGGAGCCGGTGGACGGCGGCACGCTGGTCGTGGTCGAGGGGCCGCGGTTCTCCACCCGCGCCGAATCGCTGTGGCACCGGGCCCAGGGCTGGTCCGTGGTGGGCATGACCGGCCACCCCGAGGCCGCGCTCGCCCGTGAACTGGAGCTCTGCTACACGTCGTTGACCCTGGTCACAGACCTGGACGCGGGCGCCGCGACCGGCGAGGGGGTCTCCCATGACGAGGTGCTGACGGTGTTCGCGGCCAATGTGGACCGGATGCGCGGGGTGCTGTTCGACACGGTGGCGGCCCTGCCGGAGAACGAGGCCCGGGACTGTCTGTGCGCCACGGCCCTGGGCGGGATGGATCCGGGCTTCGCACTGCCGTGA
- a CDS encoding DUF6227 family protein — protein MSVPYETTAYEPSESPQSPEGHLARLLGRALNSFELPDETIGRLDCALVHDSSLHSAHHSAGLHRETYRHTWLLADGAAVTLWELVHNTGPDGHPEHEVYVDEEELRTATARLPLPPDAPDFELPVPVQLPPVAEPRHAYASDDSADHARRLLRRAENADRPGPDLASLLLGSALAHEITQVFGRPRRAGHAGLSFSLYEHAFLLRDGREVSLWEVEHTATPDGRHMCEVYPTEDAAREAMERRAARLG, from the coding sequence TTGAGCGTTCCGTACGAGACCACAGCGTACGAGCCGTCCGAGTCGCCCCAGTCTCCGGAAGGGCATCTCGCGCGACTCCTCGGCCGCGCCCTGAACTCGTTCGAACTGCCCGACGAGACGATCGGACGGCTCGACTGCGCGCTGGTGCACGACAGTTCGCTGCACTCCGCGCACCACAGCGCGGGGCTGCACCGGGAGACCTACCGGCACACCTGGCTGCTGGCCGACGGTGCGGCGGTCACCCTCTGGGAGCTCGTCCACAACACGGGGCCGGACGGCCACCCGGAGCACGAGGTGTATGTGGACGAGGAGGAGTTGCGCACCGCCACGGCCCGACTTCCGCTGCCGCCGGACGCGCCCGACTTCGAGCTGCCCGTGCCGGTGCAGCTGCCCCCCGTCGCCGAACCCCGCCATGCGTATGCGTCCGACGACTCGGCCGACCATGCGCGGCGGCTGCTGCGGCGCGCGGAGAACGCGGACCGTCCCGGCCCCGACCTGGCCTCCTTATTGCTCGGCTCGGCCCTGGCGCACGAGATCACCCAGGTCTTCGGGCGCCCGCGCCGGGCCGGACATGCGGGGCTGTCCTTCTCGCTCTATGAGCACGCGTTCCTGCTGAGGGACGGCCGGGAGGTGTCCCTGTGGGAGGTCGAGCACACGGCCACACCGGACGGCCGGCACATGTGCGAGGTGTATCCGACCGAGGACGCGGCACGCGAGGCGATGGAACGACGCGCGGCAAGGCTCGGCTGA
- a CDS encoding MFS transporter → MTSTESTHGSSTDSDSGGKGGGAAGAGDRRRWFALAIVMTAAFMDLVDVTIVNIAIPSIQRDEGASFSQIQWITAGYALAFAAGLITGGRLGDIHGRKRLFLIGIAGFTVASALCGFALNPEMLVASRILQGAMAAMMVPQVLSIVHATFPAHERGKVFGLFGAIVGLGAVSGPLLGALLTEWNLFGLEWRPIFLINLPVGVVAYLLGRRFIAESKAPRALRLDMVGVALVTLGLLMLLYPLTRGRELGWPLWGYASMVGSLAVFAALVAYEKRKALRDGSPLVELSLFRVKSFAGGIAVQTVFGVGLGIFFLVWTLYMQVGLGWSVLRAGLTGVPFSIAVSVAAGISVQKLVPRFGRKVLQTGALVMGAGLLLYIGESGRYGLGITPWQMALPLAVMGLGMGLIVAPLTDAVLSEVPREHSGSASGLINTVQQMGNALGLGLVSVVFFGEIDDRLTPAQAGPAFVHAFQHALGWVVAVLAVIFLLMFALPKRPARPVEGAEEQPEQDPAGADSAGKDSAEEAEQVVVV, encoded by the coding sequence ATGACTTCTACCGAGAGTACGCACGGCAGTAGTACCGACAGCGACAGCGGCGGCAAGGGCGGGGGCGCGGCCGGCGCGGGTGACCGTCGTCGCTGGTTCGCCCTGGCCATCGTGATGACCGCGGCCTTCATGGATCTGGTCGACGTCACGATCGTCAATATCGCGATTCCGTCGATCCAGCGGGACGAGGGTGCCTCCTTCAGCCAGATCCAGTGGATCACCGCGGGGTATGCGCTGGCCTTCGCGGCCGGACTGATCACCGGCGGCCGTCTCGGCGACATCCACGGCCGTAAGCGGCTCTTCCTGATCGGTATCGCCGGCTTCACGGTGGCCTCGGCGCTGTGCGGCTTCGCCCTGAACCCGGAGATGCTGGTCGCCTCGCGGATCCTCCAGGGCGCGATGGCCGCGATGATGGTGCCCCAGGTCCTCTCGATCGTGCACGCCACCTTCCCGGCGCACGAGCGGGGCAAGGTCTTCGGTCTCTTCGGGGCGATCGTCGGACTGGGGGCGGTGTCCGGACCGCTGCTGGGCGCGCTGCTGACCGAGTGGAACCTGTTCGGCCTGGAGTGGCGGCCCATCTTCCTGATCAACCTGCCGGTCGGTGTCGTGGCGTATCTCCTGGGCCGGCGCTTCATCGCGGAGTCGAAGGCCCCACGGGCCCTGCGGCTGGACATGGTCGGCGTCGCGCTGGTCACCCTCGGTCTGCTGATGCTGCTCTATCCCCTCACCCGGGGCCGCGAGCTGGGCTGGCCGCTGTGGGGGTACGCGTCGATGGTCGGCTCGCTAGCCGTCTTCGCGGCGCTGGTGGCGTACGAGAAGCGGAAGGCACTGCGGGACGGTTCCCCGCTCGTCGAACTGTCTCTCTTCCGGGTGAAGAGCTTTGCCGGAGGCATCGCGGTGCAGACGGTGTTCGGGGTCGGACTCGGCATCTTCTTCCTGGTCTGGACGCTGTATATGCAGGTCGGACTGGGGTGGAGCGTGCTGCGGGCCGGGCTGACGGGCGTTCCGTTCTCGATCGCGGTCTCGGTGGCGGCCGGAATCTCCGTACAGAAGCTGGTCCCGCGTTTCGGCCGCAAGGTGCTCCAGACGGGCGCGCTGGTCATGGGGGCGGGCCTGCTCCTCTACATCGGGGAGTCCGGCCGGTACGGCCTCGGCATCACCCCCTGGCAGATGGCGTTGCCGCTGGCGGTCATGGGCCTGGGCATGGGCCTGATCGTCGCCCCGCTGACGGACGCGGTCCTCTCCGAGGTGCCGCGGGAGCACTCCGGTTCGGCGTCCGGCTTGATCAACACGGTGCAGCAGATGGGCAACGCGCTCGGCCTCGGACTGGTGTCGGTCGTCTTCTTCGGCGAGATCGACGACCGTCTGACCCCCGCTCAGGCCGGCCCGGCCTTTGTCCACGCCTTCCAGCACGCGCTGGGCTGGGTCGTGGCGGTACTGGCGGTGATCTTCCTGCTGATGTTCGCGCTGCCCAAGCGGCCGGCGCGGCCGGTGGAGGGCGCCGAGGAGCAGCCGGAGCAGGATCCGGCCGGGGCGGACTCGGCCGGGAAGGACTCGGCCGAGGAGGCGGAGCAGGTGGTGGTCGTCTGA
- a CDS encoding PTS fructose transporter subunit IIABC codes for MTEMITADLVDLDLSADTKEAAAHALAERMVAQGRVTDLEGFLADVAAREAQMPTGLDGGIGIPHCRSAHVTEPTLAFGRSAHGIDFGAPDGPADLVFLIAAPAGADDAHLSILSSLARRLMNAEFTSALRAADDTAAVAALIRGDEPPAPVTETPAPVTSGAEDSAGTPSGTASSDAAPDDPAKSPAADATAASGSSAERPFRIVAVTSCPTGIAHTYMAAESLETAGREAGVELVVETQGSAGFTRLDPAVIAAADGVIFAHDVPVRDKDRFAGKPTVDVGVKAGINRPAELISEVRDKAARGEVTAASAPGTPVERAGDASEGYGTKLRTWLMSGVSYMVPFVAAGGLLIALGFAIGGYQINKAPSVMDHFVWTQTDSWAALLFQIGGVSFGFLVPVLAGYIAYGMADRPGLVPGFVGGSIALTINAGFLGGLVAGLLSGGVVMAIQRIRIPAALRGIMPVVVIPLISSAVVGFLMFVVVGKPIASAQKAMTDWLNGLSGTNAVLLGALLGLMMCFDLGGPVNKVAYTFATAGIAVSDPSQPAMKIMAAVMAAGMVPPLAMALATTVRGRLFTRTERENGKAAWVLGASFISEGAIPFAAADPLRVIPSSMVGGALTGALSMSFGATLRAPHGGIFVVPLIGNPFLYLLAIAAGVCVTTGLVVVLKGLRKQSPEGAVEQEASAASGARDAAGQPVAV; via the coding sequence ATGACCGAGATGATCACCGCGGATCTGGTCGACCTCGACCTGTCCGCCGACACCAAGGAAGCCGCGGCACATGCCCTCGCCGAGCGGATGGTCGCTCAAGGCCGGGTGACCGATCTGGAGGGCTTCCTCGCCGATGTCGCGGCACGCGAGGCGCAGATGCCGACCGGCCTGGACGGCGGCATCGGCATCCCGCACTGCCGCAGCGCGCATGTCACGGAGCCGACCCTGGCCTTCGGGCGCAGCGCGCACGGTATCGACTTCGGTGCCCCGGACGGTCCGGCGGACCTGGTCTTTCTGATCGCCGCCCCGGCGGGCGCGGACGACGCCCATCTCTCGATCCTGTCCTCCCTCGCCCGCCGGCTGATGAACGCCGAGTTCACCTCCGCGCTGCGGGCCGCCGACGACACGGCGGCCGTGGCGGCGCTCATCCGCGGGGACGAGCCCCCGGCCCCCGTGACCGAGACCCCGGCACCCGTGACGTCCGGTGCCGAGGACTCCGCGGGGACACCGTCCGGAACGGCCTCCTCCGATGCCGCCCCGGACGACCCGGCGAAGTCACCCGCCGCCGACGCCACCGCGGCCTCCGGCAGCTCCGCCGAGCGACCGTTCCGCATCGTCGCCGTCACCTCCTGCCCCACCGGTATCGCGCACACCTATATGGCCGCCGAGTCGCTGGAGACCGCGGGCCGTGAGGCGGGGGTCGAACTCGTCGTGGAGACGCAGGGCTCGGCCGGTTTCACCCGGCTCGACCCGGCCGTCATCGCGGCGGCGGACGGCGTGATCTTCGCCCATGACGTGCCGGTGCGGGACAAGGACCGCTTCGCCGGCAAGCCGACCGTCGACGTCGGTGTGAAGGCGGGCATCAACCGCCCCGCCGAGCTGATCTCCGAGGTCCGCGACAAGGCCGCGCGCGGCGAGGTCACGGCGGCGTCCGCCCCCGGGACGCCGGTCGAGCGTGCCGGTGACGCCTCCGAGGGCTATGGCACCAAGCTGCGCACCTGGCTGATGTCCGGCGTGAGTTACATGGTGCCGTTCGTGGCCGCGGGCGGTCTCCTCATCGCGCTGGGCTTCGCGATCGGCGGCTATCAGATCAACAAGGCACCGTCGGTCATGGACCACTTCGTGTGGACCCAGACGGACAGCTGGGCCGCGCTGCTCTTCCAGATCGGCGGAGTGTCCTTCGGCTTCCTCGTCCCGGTCCTCGCCGGTTACATCGCCTACGGCATGGCGGACCGCCCGGGTCTGGTGCCCGGCTTCGTCGGCGGTTCGATCGCCCTCACCATCAACGCGGGCTTCCTCGGCGGTCTGGTGGCCGGTCTGCTCTCCGGCGGTGTGGTGATGGCGATCCAGCGGATCCGGATACCGGCGGCGCTGCGCGGCATCATGCCGGTGGTGGTGATCCCGCTGATCTCCTCGGCGGTCGTCGGTTTCCTGATGTTCGTGGTGGTCGGCAAGCCCATCGCCTCCGCGCAGAAGGCCATGACCGACTGGCTGAACGGTCTCTCCGGCACCAACGCGGTCCTGCTCGGCGCGCTGCTCGGCCTGATGATGTGCTTCGACCTCGGCGGGCCGGTCAACAAGGTCGCCTACACCTTCGCCACGGCCGGTATCGCGGTCTCCGACCCGAGCCAGCCGGCGATGAAGATCATGGCCGCGGTGATGGCCGCCGGTATGGTCCCGCCGCTGGCGATGGCGCTGGCCACGACCGTGCGCGGCCGGCTCTTCACCCGGACCGAGCGGGAGAACGGCAAGGCCGCCTGGGTGCTGGGCGCCTCCTTCATCTCCGAGGGCGCCATCCCGTTCGCGGCGGCCGACCCGCTGCGGGTCATCCCCTCGTCGATGGTCGGCGGCGCTCTCACCGGCGCGCTGTCGATGTCCTTCGGCGCCACCCTGCGCGCCCCGCACGGCGGCATCTTCGTGGTGCCGCTGATCGGCAACCCGTTCCTCTATCTGCTCGCGATCGCCGCCGGCGTCTGTGTGACCACGGGCCTGGTGGTGGTCCTGAAGGGCCTGCGCAAGCAGAGCCCGGAGGGCGCCGTCGAGCAGGAGGCGTCAGCCGCGTCAGGGGCCCGCGACGCCGCCGGGCAGCCGGTAGCCGTCTGA
- the mscL gene encoding large conductance mechanosensitive channel protein MscL yields MSEKETSGVWQGFKAFLMRGNVVDLAVAVVIGAAFTNIVNSVVKGVISPVVGALGTQSLDSYSSCLKAPCTGTGDSATGLRILWGSVLGSALNFLITAAVVYFLMVLPMAKFLARQEARRKAREGSQDVTEVTELEVLKEIRDALVAQRVPNGRAPQPTADGAAPTAETPRR; encoded by the coding sequence GTGAGCGAGAAGGAGACGTCCGGCGTCTGGCAGGGCTTCAAGGCCTTCCTGATGAGGGGCAACGTCGTCGATCTGGCGGTCGCGGTGGTCATCGGCGCCGCCTTCACCAATATCGTCAACTCGGTGGTGAAGGGGGTCATCAGCCCGGTGGTGGGTGCGCTCGGCACCCAGAGCCTGGACAGCTACAGCTCATGTCTCAAGGCCCCCTGCACGGGCACCGGCGACAGCGCGACGGGGTTGCGCATCCTCTGGGGCTCGGTCCTCGGCTCCGCGCTCAACTTCCTGATCACGGCAGCCGTCGTCTACTTCCTGATGGTGCTGCCGATGGCCAAGTTCCTCGCCCGCCAGGAGGCCCGCCGCAAGGCGAGGGAAGGCAGCCAGGACGTGACGGAGGTGACCGAACTGGAGGTGCTCAAGGAGATCCGCGACGCACTCGTCGCACAGCGTGTACCGAACGGCCGCGCACCGCAGCCCACAGCCGACGGAGCCGCACCGACGGCGGAGACACCCCGACGATGA